A single region of the Anticarsia gemmatalis isolate Benzon Research Colony breed Stoneville strain chromosome 11, ilAntGemm2 primary, whole genome shotgun sequence genome encodes:
- the mask gene encoding multiple ankyrin repeats single KH domain isoform X9 produces the protein MQNVGQSENRNIDKVNVQLDVVKSSTPQSSASSPAKSETETYSGAPAKYMTDSSESEDDSVSEILLACLCLSRPDLLAEMDEEGGTAEPSKFLLTHEDGERAVDPEMQARLEALLEAAGIGKLSGEGKHLADPEVLRRLTSSVSCALDEAAAALTRMRSDQPPPHHRHHHQDKNQQCGSSATGTTPTAAAPVGADGAPSLAEACSDGDVGTVRKLLTEGRSVHETTEEGESLLSLACSAGYYELAQVLLAMHASVEDRGIKDVQGDCTPLMEAASAGHVDIVRLLIAHGADVNAVSGSGNTPLMYACAGGHEECVRALLENGANVEDHNENGHTPLMEAASAGHVGVAKILLEHGAGINTHSNEFKESALTLACYKGHLDMVRFLLAAGADREHKTDEMHTALMEASMDGHVEVARLLLDSGAQVNMPTDSFESPLTLAACGGHVELAMLLLERGANIEEVNDEGYTPLMEAAREGHEEMVALLLGQGASINAQTEETQETALTLACCGGFLEVADFLIKAGADAELGASTPLMEASQEGHLELVRYLLNAGADVNAQTQTGDTALTYACENGHTDVADLLLRAGAELEHESEGGRTPLMKACRAGHVCTVQFLSGKGADVNRMTALGDHTPLSLACAGGHVDVVKFLLACDADPFRKLKDNSTMLIEAAKGGHTAVVQLLLDFPHSVMLPRTNATTEDNSGLSAAQAAALGLSHAAAPGTAGAGGAAGPGAARALLPAHPHPHPALHHPPHHHPAADLPTKFSKVYLDERGVAGRKKAGAGPGAALGAAGAGCAAPDAKHKCTRKQRVAPPHSDHHLPPPPDILDDNRDPRADCLPEADRSLLDLPDPSGVTTVHQSPATPPYPPPSQLFPVQPPSNINQHQLQELQQAQFQQLAAQQQQQVQQQQQVQQQQQQVQQQQQQHKKQQQQQQQLQQQQLQQQQQQQQYVQELQQRPETYVAQGGVGAAAGGDEAALGAGVEARELGAVLAYLQREVPSLVALPPNELRSLVLQVMQQKSHEILSSKCAEETEAEGEGEGHERQARRLLEEALTADWPRPDQQFPHHHDLHHHHHHHHDLGQAGNGCAYRVRPSSPTGALEGALTLPRPDDEPAAPAPAPHPQQPDLQPHFALPPPTLPYEDYRTATFGAGHAGAAPAAGGPAPHAPQPQTHSKRDQQHHHTNAAKKKGRFSGPGRGCRSGEAYGTATPPQPAPAAYSAMDVDGETDSNHDTALTLACAGGHEDLVELLLSRGADIEHRDKKGFTPLILAATAGHEKIVEILLNHGADIEAQSERTKDTPLSLACSGGRYEVVELILSRGANKEHRNVSDYTPLSLAASGGYVNIIRLLLTHQAEINSRTGSKLGISPLMLAAMNGHTAAVRLLLDCGSDINAQIETNRNTALTLACFQGRHEVVSLLLDRKANVEHRAKTGLTPLMEAASGGYVEVGRVLLDKGADVNAPPVPSSRDTALTIAADKGHTKFVELLLQRRAAVEVKNKKGNSPLWLAANGGHLAVVEMLYAAGADIDSQDNRKVSCLMAAFRKGHTKVVKWMVGVVTQFPSDQEMTRYICTISDKELLEKCQECVRVIRAAKETQAARANQNATILLEELDAERSREESRRQAAARRRERKKKKKLEKKEERRKLQAENDKNSMYCEKALGECSEGGEPDDEPVAKEEGDSGIDANSQGSCSSSDVKAPPVQSTKTKKKKKEEKAAPPTPAPAAKKQPDKSKPTKIETKPEKESTPKPDKKQEKENVAPSSPPATPAKPPAPQPDRRPADKKDKKPEEDNPKSITVQNVNKYGNNSRKSQVFESTRHNVDKDDVDTSDKNKKTHNTHQWETEGKSTSPKGGCVGGRREEGWKEVVRKSSVQALSTVEPGCKKVSVASHAISRVIGRAGSNINAIRSATGAHIEVDKQSKGQGERIITIKGSAEATKQAGMLIAAMIRDPEADIVQLLPRAAAKPPPQPLPLQPKTPKQPPPKAGASSSSSSSASSRTTPTARAPAKQHVTAARPAPPRLQTHTSTAEKRVPTSSTITVATTSASGSKTTGALTYTGVIVGARPHTFAAKLGASSAPAPAPAPADTKPRTMQPTPAGGASPGAGAASGAGSASPLKGAREPSPPPTPAAPPQQQPKPDEADSKPHRAPERTMQLSPDNSSSWSANEEPAPNTSAALHINTTPQSSASSGGAQEYSLFKDLSAGAGSAPVWGAAGDAHHNVDPPPPQLSVQVDASKAPGYRGGCSPCSRTSSHGSTPPPAYAPPHHAPHAAAPHHQPHASHAPLPPHAQHAQHGQHAQHGQHAQHAQHAQHAQQSYHQPMPIGNNVNAMDMSGLSRNGPIYQDNSRNGHNMMQQVSISSGVNMSGATMGLGYVGVETVSRLNPRAPDFAQRHPLMQQKHNAQLFAGASNAGNLSALLMSYQQQPMNQSPKPMQHTPQGHHAYQSLLERGVGVGVGSGVGVGAVGSNSGGGWGEEEERKPRPIGTERAWKLTGGDDWSHAHMPHLQHLTDHDRYQGVSGMGGVGGHVNVGHGLEGGGYGAVGGVGGVGGVGAAGGATAAALSLMHALPLHYLPPVAAAAPAPDHHQHWDQPQHHAADKQAWSKWTH, from the exons ATGCAGAATGTTGGACAGTCTGAAAACCGAAATATCGATAAGGTGAATGTGCAACTTGATGTGGTAAAATCGTCCACTCCTCAAAGTTCGGCTTCGAGTCCGGCCAAATCTGAAACCGAAACGTACTCAGGAGCGCCTGCCAAATACATGACGGACTCTTCGGAAAGCGAGGATGACTCTGTGTCCGAG ATCTTGCTGGCTTGTTTGTGCCTTAGCAGGCCAGACCTGTTG GCCGAGATGGACGAAGAAGGCGGCACTGCAGAGCCATCCAAGTTCCTCCTGACCCACGAGGATGGTGAGCGAGCCGTCGACCCTGAGATGCAGGCACGACTTGAAGCACTGCTTGAAGCTGCAG GCATCGGCAAACTATCCGGCGAGGGCAAGCATCTCGCCGACCCAGAGGTGCTCCGGCGGCTGACGTCGTCGGTGTCGTGCGCGCTGGACGAGGCGGCCGCCGCGCTCACGCGCATGCGCAGCGACCAGCCACCGCCGCACCACCGACACCACCACCAGGACAAAAA CCAACAATGCGGGTCGAGCGCGACGGGCACGACGCCGACGGCGGCGGCGCCGGTGGGCGCGGACGGCGCGCCGTCGCTGGCCGAGGCGTGCTCGGACGGCGACGTGGGCACGGTGCGCAAGCTGCTGACGGAGGGCCGCTCCGTGCACGAGACCACGGAGGAGGGCGAGTCGCTGCTGTCGCTCGCCTGCTCCGCCGGCTACTACGAGCTGGCGCAGGTGCTGCTCGCCATGCACGCCAGCGTCGAGGACAGAGGCATCAAG GATGTGCAGGGCGACTGCACGCCGCTGATGGAGGCGGCGAGCGCGGGCCACGTGGACATCGTGCGGCTGCTGATCGCGCACGGCGCGGACGTGAACGCCGTGTCGGGCTCCGGCAACACGCCGCTCATGTACGCGTGCGCCGGCGGCCACGAGGAGTGCGTGCGCGCGCTGCTCGAGAACGGCGCCAACGTCGAGGACCACAACGAGAACGGACACACGCCGCTCATGGAG GCGGCATCAGCGGGGCACGTGGGAGTAGCCAAGATCCTCCTGGAGCACGGCGCGGGCATCAATACGCACTCGAACGAATTCAAGGAGTCCGCGCTAACGCTCGCGTGCTACAAAGGCCACCTGGACATGGTGCGGTTCCTGCTGGCTGCGGGCGCCGACCGAGAGCACAAGACCGATGAAATGCACACTGCCCTTATGGAAGCCAGCATGGACGGACACGTGGAAGTTGCGAGACTACTGCTAGACTCCGGTGCACAG GTGAACATGCCAACGGACAGTTTCGAGTCCCCGCTGACGCTGGCGGCGTGCGGCGGTCACGTGGAGTTGGCGATGTTGCTGCTAGAGCGCGGCGCCAACATCGAGGAGGTCAACGACGAGGGCTACACGCCGCTCATGGAGGCCGCCAGAGAAG GTCACGAGGAGATGGTGGCGCTGCTGCTCGGGCAGGGCGCGTCCATCAACGCTCAGACGGAGGAGACGCAGGAGACGGCGCTGACGCTGGCGTGCTGCGGCGGCTTCCTCGAGGTGGCCGACTTCCTCATCAAGGCCGGCGCCGACGCCGAGCTCGGCGCCTCCACGCCGCTCATGGAGGCCTCGCAGGAGGGACACCTGGAGCTCGTCCG ATACTTGCTGAACGCGGGCGCCGACGTGAACGCGCAGACGCAGACGGGCGACACGGCGCTGACGTACGCGTGCGAGAACGGCCACACCGACGTGGCCGACCTGCTGCTGCGCGCCGGCGCCGAGCTGGAGCACGAGAGCGAGGGCGGCCGCACGCCGCTCATGAAGGCCTGCCGCGCCGGACACGTCTGCACCGTGCAGTTCCTCAGCGGCAAG GGCGCGGACGTGAACCGTATGACCGCATTGGGCGACCACACCCCGCTCTCCTTGGCGTGTGCCGGGGGTCACGTGGATGTGGTCAAGTTTCTCCTCGCGTGCGACGCGGACCCGTTTCGGAAGCTCAAGGACAACTCCACCATGCTCATCGAAGCGGCCAAAGGTGGCCACACCGCGGTCGTGCAACTCCTGCTCGACTTCCCCCACTCGGTTATGCTGCCTAGAA ctaACGCGACCACCGAGGACAACTCGGGCTTAAGCGCGGCGCAAGCCGCAGCGCTGGGCCTGAGCCACGCCGCGGCGCCGGGcacggcgggcgcgggcggcgcggcgggcccGGGAGCGGCCCGGGCGCTGCTGCCGGCGCACCCGCACCCTCACCCCGCGCTGCACCATCCCCCGCACCACCACCCCGCCGCCGACCTGCCCACCAAGTTCTCCAAGGTCTACTTGGACG AGCGCGGCGTGGCGGGCCGCAAGAAGGCGGGCGCGGGCCCGGGCGCGGCGctgggcgcggcgggcgcgggctgCGCGGCGCCGGACGCCAAGCACAAGTGCACGCGCAAGCAGCGCGTGGCGCCCCCGCACTCCGACCACCAcctgccgccgccgcccgacATACTGGACGACAAC AGGGACCCGCGCGCCGACTGCCTGCCCGAAGCCGACCGCAGCCTGCTCGACTTGCCCGACCCCTCAG GTGTGACGACCGTCCACCAGTCCCCCGCGACGCCACCGTACCCGCCCCCTTCGCAGTTGTTCCCAGTGCAGCCACCCTCTAATATTAACCAG CATCAACTGCAAGAATTGCAGCAAGCACAATTCCAGCAGCTAGCAGCGCAGCAACAACAACAAGTACAGCAACAGCAACAAGTGcaacaacaacagcagcagGTGCAACAACAGCAGCAACAGCATAAGAAACAACAACAGCAGCAGCAGCAACTGCAACAGCAGCAGCTgcagcagcaacaacaacaacagcaatATGTTCAGGAGTTGCAGCAGAGGCCTGAAACCTATGTCGCGCAG GGCGGCGTgggggcggcggcgggcggcgacGAGGCGGCGCTGGGCGCGGGCGTGGAGGCGCGCGAGCTGGGCGCCGTGCTGGCCTACCTGCAGCGGGAGGTGCCCTCGCTCGTGGCGCTGCCGCCCAACGAACTGCGCTCGCTCGTGCTGCAG GTGATGCAGCAGAAGTCTCACGAGATCCTTTCGTCCAAGTGTGCGGAGGAGACGGAGGCGGAGGGCGAGGGCGAGGGCCACGAGCGCCAGGCGCGCCGCCTGCTCGAGGAGGCGCTCACCGCCGACTGGCCTCGCCCCGACCAGCAGTTCCCCCACCACCATGATTTgcatcaccatcatcatcaccaCCACGACTTGGGG CAGGCGGGTAACGGTTGCGCGTACCGCGTGCGGCCGTCGTCACCCACCGGGGCGCTGGAGGGCGCGCTGACGCTGCCGCGGCCCGACGACgagcccgccgcgcccgcgcccgccccgcACCCGCAGCAACCTGATCTCCAACCTCACTTCGCACTGCCACCACCTACCCTACCTTACGAAGACTACAG AACGGCGACGTTCGGCGCGGGTCACGCGGGCGCGGCACCGGCGGCGGGCGGCCCGGCGCCTCACGCACCGCAACCCCAAACGCACTCCAAACGCGACCAGCAACACCACCACACCAATGCCGCCAAGAAAAAG GGTCGATTCTCGGGGCCGGGGCGCGGCTGTCGGTCGGGCGAGGCGTACGGCACGGCCACGCCGCCGCAGCCGGCGCCGGCGGCCTACAGCGCCATGGACGTGGACGGCGAGACGGACTCCAACCACGACACCGCGCTCACGCTCGCCTGCGCCGGCGGACACGAGGACCTCGTCGAGCTGCTGCTGTCGCGCGGCGCCGACATCGAACACCGCGACAAGAAG GGTTTCACTCCGTTAATCCTTGCGGCGACGGCGGGGCACGAGAAGATCGTGGAGATCCTGCTGAACCACGGCGCGGACATCGAGGCGCAGTCGGAGCGCACCAAGGACACGCCGCTGTCGCTGGCGTGCTCGGGCGGCCGCTACGAGGTGGTGGAGCTCATCCTCAGCCGCGGCGCCAACAAGGAGCACCGCAACGTGTCCGACTACACGCCGCTGTCGCTCGCCGCGTCGGGCGGCTACGTCAACATCATCCGCCTGCTGCTCACGCACCAG GCCGAGATCAACTCCCGCACCGGTTCAAAGCTGGGCATCTCTCCCCTCATGTTAGCAGCTATGAACGGTCACACGGCAGCCGTCAGACTACTCCTCGACTGCGGCTCCGACATCAACGCGCAAATCGAAACCAACCGCAACACCGCCTTAACCCTCGCCTGCTTCCAAGGCAGACACGAAGTCGTCAGTTTGCTGCTGGACCGCAAGGCCAACGTGGAGCACCGCGCCAAGACGGGGCTGACGCCGCTCATGGAGGCGGCCAGCGGCGGCTACGTGGAGGTGGGCCGCGTGCTGCTGGACAAGGGCGCCGACGTCAACGCGCCGCCCGTGCCCTCCTCGCGGGACACCGCGCTCACCATCGCCGCCGACAAGGGACACACCAAGTTCGTCGAACTGCTATTGCAAAG ACGAGCCGCGGTGGAAGTAAAGAATAAGAAAGGCAACTCTCCCCTGTGGCTGGCGGCCAACGGCGGCCACCTCGCGGTGGTCGAGATGTTGTACGCTGCCGGCGCCGACATTGACTCACAGGACAATAGAAAA GTATCGTGTCTGATGGCCGCCTTCCGTAAAGGCCACACTAAAGTGGTCAAATGGATGGTCGGAGTAGTCACGCAGTTTCCGTCGGACCAGGAGATGACAAG GTACATCTGCACGATATCGGACAAGGAGTTGCTGGAGAAGTGCCAGGAGTGCGTGCGCGTGATCCGCGCGGCCAAGGAGACGCAGGCGGCGCGCGCCAACCAGAACGCCACCATCCTGCTGGAGGAGCTGGACGCCGAGCGCAGCCGCGAGGAGAGCCGCCGCCaggccgccgcgcgccgccgcgagcggaagaagaagaagaagctcGAGAAGAAG GAGGAGAGACGTAAACTGCAGGCTGAGAACGACAAGAACTCGATGTACTGCGAGAAAGCGCTGGGCGAATGCTCCGAGGGCGGTGAGCCTGACGACGAGCCCGTCGCTAAAGAAGAGGGCGACTCAGGGATCGATGCTAACTCGCAG GGTTCCTGTTCATCGTCCGACGTGAAAGCACCTCCAGTTCAGAGTACCAAGactaagaaaaagaaaaaagaggAAAAAGCAGCACCACCTACCCCCGCACCCGCGGCTAAGAAACAACCAGATaag AGCAAACCTACCAAAATTGAGACAAAACCTGAAAAAGAGAGTACTCCTAAGCCAGACAAGAAGCAGGAGAAAGAGAACGTAGCACCGAGCTCGCCTCCCGCCACGCCCGCCAAGCCACCTGCGCCGCAGCCCGACCGTCGGCCTGCCGACAAGAAAGACAA AAAACCCGAAGAGGATAACCCTAAGAGCATTACAGTAcagaatgttaacaaatatgGGAATAACTCTAGAAAGAGTCAAGTATTCGAATCCACTAGGCACAATGTGGATAAAGACGATGTTGACACAagcgacaaaaataaaaagacgCACAACACGCATCA ATGGGAGACGGAAGGCAAGAGCACGTCTCCTAAGGGAGGTTGCGTGGGTGGAAGACGCGAGGAAGGCTGGAAGGAGGTTGTGCGCAAGTCTAGCGTGCAGGCGCTCTCTACCGTCGAACCTGG ATGCAAGAAAGTGTCAGTGGCGTCGCACGCGATCTCCCGCGTGATCGGTCGCGCGGGCAGCAACATCAACGCCATCCGCTCCGCCACCGGCGCACATATCGAGGTCGACAAGCAGAGCAAGGGACAGGGCGAGCGCATCATCACCATCAA GGGTTCAGCGGAGGCGACGAAGCAGGCGGGCATGTTGATCGCGGCCATGATCCGCGACCCCGAGGCCGACATCGTGCAGCTGctgccgcgcgccgccgccaaGCCGCCGCCGCAGCCGCTGCCGCTGCAGCCCAAGACGCCTAAACAACCACCTCCTAAG GCGGGTGCAAGCAGCAGTAGCAGCAGTTCAGCGAGCAGCCGCACCACGCCCACAGCGCGGGCACCGGCCAAGCAGCACGTCACCGCCGCCAGGCCCGCCCCGCCGCGCCTACAGACACACA cctCCACTGCGGAGAAGCGAGTGCCGACGTCGAGCACGATCACCGTGGCGACTACCTCAGCGAGCGGGTCCAAGACGACCGGGGCTCTCACGTACACGGGCGTCATCGTGGGAGCGCGGCCGCACACGTTCGCGGCCAAGCTCGGCGCCTCCTCCGCGCCCGCACCTGCCCCGGCGCCCGCCGACACCAAGCCGCGCACAATGCAGCCG ACGCCTGCGGGCGGCGCCAGCCCcggggcgggcgcggcgagCGGCGCGGGCTCGGCGTCCCCACTGAAGGGAGCGCGCGAGCCGTCCCCGCCGCCCACGCCCGCCGCGCCTCCGCAGCAGCAGCCCAAGCCCGACGAGGCCGACTCTAAACCACACCGCGCCCCTGAACGCACTATGCAG CTGAGCCCAGATAACTCCAGTTCCTGGAGCGCTAATGAGGAACCTGCGCCCAATACATCTGCAGCTCTACACATTAATACTACGCCGCAG TCGAGTGCTAGTAGCGGCGGAGCGCAGGAGTACTCGTTGTTCAAGGACCTGTCGGCCGGCGCCGGCTCGGCACCCGTGTGGGGCGCCGCCGGAGACGCGCACCACAACGTCGACCCGCCGCCGCCTCAG TTGTCGGTGCAGGTGGACGCCAGCAAGGCGCCGGGCTACCGCGGCGGCTGCTCGCCGTGCTCGCGCACGTCGTCGCACGGCTCCACGCCGCCGCCCGCCTACGCGCCGCCGCACCACGCGccgcacgccgccgcgccgcaccaCCAGCCGCACGCCAGCCACGCGCCGCTGCCGCCACATGCCCAGCACGCGCAACACGGTCAGCATGCGCAGCATGGACAGCACGCCCAGCATGCGCAGCACGCGCAACACGCGCAGCAGTCCTACCACCAACCCATGCCCATCG GCAACAACGTAAACGCGATGGACATGAGCGGGCTGTCACGAAATGGACCTATCTACCAAGATAACTCCCGGAATGGACACAACATGATg CAGCAGGTATCGATCTCTAGCGGCGTCAATATGAGCGGCGCGACGATGGGCCTAGGCTACGTGGGCGTGGAGACCGTGTCGCGACTCAACCCGCGCGCACCAGACTTCGCGCAGAGACATCCACTCAtgcaacaaaaacataatgcaCAG TTGTTCGCTGGCGCAAGCAACGCGGGTAACCTGAGCGCGCTCCTGATGTCATACCAACAGCAACCGATGAACCAATCTCCCAAACCTATGCAGCATACGCCGCAGGGACACCACGCCTATCAG TCTCTTTTGGAGCGTGGTGTGGGAGTGGGCGTGGGCTCCGGTGTAGGCGTGGGTGCCGTCGGCAGCAACAGTGGCGGCGGCTGGGGCGAGGAGGAAGAACGCAAGCCTCGACCCATCGGCACCGAGCGCGCCTGGAAGCTCACCGGCGGCGACGACTGGAGCCACGCGCACATGCCCCACCTGCAGCACCTCACCGACCATGACAGATACCAG GGAGTGAGCGGAATGGGCGGAGTCGGCGGGCACGTGAACGTCGGGCACGGCCTGGAGGGCGGAGGCTACGGCGCGGTGGGCGGCGTGGGTGGCGTGGGAGGCgtgggcgcggcgggcggcgccacGGCGGCCGCGCTGTCGCTCATGCACGCGCTGCCGCTGCACTACCTGCCGCCCGTGGCCgcggccgcgcccgcgcccgacCACCACCAGCACTGGGACCAGCCGCAGCACCACGCCGCCGACAAGCAG GCATGGAGCAAGTGGACTCACTAG